From Streptomyces asiaticus, one genomic window encodes:
- a CDS encoding NADP-dependent oxidoreductase, with protein MSEQTMRAVTVKEFGGPEVLTAGRVARPEPLPTEVLVRVHAAGINPVDWKTRAGHGMAGLQTLPLILGWDVSGVVEETGFGVTTLAPGDEVYAMPWFPRPAGGYAEFVTAPSRQFARKPVSLSHVEAAALPLAALTAWQTLVDTARVTAGQRVLVHAAAGGVGHLAVQFAKHLGAEVIATAREPRHAWLKELGADETIDYTRQRFEEATGKVDVVIDLIGAADDTDVRSVSVTRRGGLIVSIPGGVSDALATASGQAGVRTSPLLVEPDAAALTAIADLVDSGAVRVEVERSFALEQAAEAHRLGETNRTRGKLVLEVAR; from the coding sequence ATGAGCGAGCAGACGATGCGCGCCGTCACCGTCAAGGAGTTCGGTGGACCGGAAGTGCTGACCGCCGGCCGGGTCGCGCGCCCCGAGCCACTGCCGACCGAGGTGCTGGTGCGCGTGCACGCCGCCGGAATCAACCCGGTGGACTGGAAGACCCGCGCGGGCCACGGGATGGCCGGGCTGCAGACGCTGCCGCTGATCCTCGGCTGGGACGTCTCCGGCGTCGTCGAGGAGACCGGCTTCGGTGTCACCACGCTCGCACCCGGTGACGAGGTCTACGCCATGCCGTGGTTCCCGCGCCCGGCCGGCGGATACGCCGAGTTCGTCACGGCACCGTCCCGTCAGTTCGCCCGCAAGCCGGTCTCGCTCTCGCACGTCGAGGCCGCGGCTCTGCCGCTCGCGGCGCTCACCGCCTGGCAGACCCTGGTCGACACGGCGCGCGTCACCGCCGGGCAGCGGGTGTTGGTGCACGCCGCGGCCGGTGGCGTGGGGCACTTGGCAGTGCAGTTCGCCAAGCACCTTGGCGCCGAAGTGATCGCGACCGCCCGCGAGCCCCGGCACGCCTGGCTCAAGGAACTGGGCGCGGACGAGACAATCGACTACACCCGGCAGCGGTTCGAGGAGGCCACCGGCAAGGTCGATGTCGTCATCGACCTGATCGGCGCCGCGGATGACACCGACGTGCGATCGGTGTCGGTGACCCGGAGAGGCGGCCTGATCGTCTCCATCCCGGGCGGTGTCTCGGACGCCCTGGCCACTGCCTCCGGACAGGCGGGTGTGCGCACCAGCCCGCTGCTGGTCGAGCCGGACGCCGCCGCTCTGACGGCCATCGCCGACCTGGTCGACTCCGGTGCGGTCCGGGTCGAGGTCGAGCGCAGCTTCGCCCTGGAACAGGCCGCCGAAGCGCACCGGCTGGGCGAGACCAACCGCACCCGCGGCAAGCTCGTGCTGGAGGTGGCGCGGTGA
- a CDS encoding NmrA/HSCARG family protein, with translation MTSTTALVVGGTGTMGTRIVRALAARTGTVVRVLTRNPSSERARGLVENTPGDIRPVRGDLDDEQSLKTAFQGVDQVFCNTDFFATASPQQEYAQGLRALHAAQQAGVDRFVWSSLDNAAILTDGRIPVPHYDAKAAVEAHIALQRSEEAMRQETDGWYSRHVAVLVTAPYFENLYSLAPQRARLPDGREGLVFALPLGRAGRWPLIALDDIAFFARHQLDHWDDWGGRTLRIAADALTGDQIAAAFEKATGVPSVYQAVDLDEFSRSLPGIGHDLAAMFAFFQDHDLLSRDRDLQALRALHPELATFGDWLTTTGWDGAAAG, from the coding sequence GTGACGTCGACGACCGCACTCGTGGTCGGGGGCACCGGGACCATGGGCACCCGGATCGTCCGCGCCCTCGCCGCACGGACCGGCACCGTCGTGCGGGTGCTGACGCGGAACCCGTCCTCGGAGCGGGCCCGTGGCCTGGTCGAGAACACCCCCGGTGACATTCGGCCGGTCCGCGGCGACCTGGACGACGAGCAGTCCCTGAAGACCGCGTTCCAAGGTGTCGACCAGGTCTTCTGCAATACCGACTTCTTCGCCACCGCCAGCCCTCAGCAGGAGTACGCACAGGGGCTGCGGGCCCTGCACGCGGCGCAGCAGGCCGGGGTGGACCGGTTCGTCTGGTCGTCACTGGACAACGCCGCCATCCTCACCGACGGGCGTATCCCGGTCCCCCATTACGACGCGAAGGCCGCCGTGGAGGCCCACATCGCGCTGCAGCGCTCCGAAGAGGCCATGCGTCAGGAGACCGACGGCTGGTACTCGCGGCACGTCGCCGTCCTGGTGACCGCACCATACTTCGAGAACCTGTACAGCCTGGCGCCGCAGCGGGCCCGGCTGCCCGACGGACGGGAGGGCCTCGTATTCGCCCTGCCGCTGGGCCGGGCCGGCCGCTGGCCCTTGATCGCGCTCGACGACATCGCCTTCTTCGCCCGCCACCAGCTCGACCACTGGGACGACTGGGGCGGCCGGACCCTGCGCATCGCCGCCGACGCCCTCACCGGTGACCAGATCGCGGCGGCGTTCGAGAAGGCGACCGGTGTGCCGAGCGTCTACCAGGCGGTGGATCTCGACGAGTTCAGCCGGTCTCTACCAGGGATCGGCCACGACCTGGCCGCGATGTTCGCCTTTTTCCAGGACCACGACCTCCTCTCCCGGGACCGGGATCTGCAGGCCCTGCGCGCCCTGCACCCCGAACTCGCCACCTTCGGCGACTGGTTGACCACCACCGGATGGGACGGCGCCGCCGCGGGATGA